A DNA window from Vigna angularis cultivar LongXiaoDou No.4 chromosome 1, ASM1680809v1, whole genome shotgun sequence contains the following coding sequences:
- the LOC108319377 gene encoding uncharacterized protein At2g34460, chloroplastic isoform X2 translates to MEGSEISEEVGEDSRAKRKIFVAGATGSTGKRIVEQLLAKGFSVKAGVRDLDKAKSTLSSANPSLQIIKADVTEGSDKLAEAIGDDSEAVVCATGFRPGWDLLAPWKVDNFGTVNLVEACRKRNVKRFILISSILVNGASMGQLLNPAYIFLNVFGLTLVAKLQAENYIRKSGINYTIIRPGGLRNDPPTGNVVMEPEDTLYEGSISRDQVAEVAVEALAYPEASYKVVEIVSRPDAAKRSYHDLFGSIRQR, encoded by the exons ATGGAAGGAAGTGAGATTAGTGAGGAAGTGGGGGAGGATTCGAGAGCGAAGAGGAAAATTTTTGTTGCTGGAGCCACTGGTAGCACTGGGAAAAGAATCGTTGAGCAGTTATTGGCAAAGGGTTTTTCTGTTAAGGCTGGGGTTAGGGATTTGGACAAGGCCAAGTCCACCCTTTCCTCTGCCAACCCATCTCTTCAAATT ATAAAAGCTGATGTCACAGAGGGGTCTGATAAGCTAGCTGAAGCCATTGGTGATGATTCAGAAGCAGTGGTATGTGCCACGGGCTTTCGGCCGGGCTGGGATTTGCTTGCTCCGTGGAAG GTTGACAATTTTGGTACTGTAAACCTTGTTGAAGCATGCAGGAAACGTAATGTCAAGAGATTCATTCTTATCAGTTCCATCTTAGTTAATGGAGCATCTATGGGACAGCTACTCAATCCGGCTTACATCTTTCTTAATGTTTTTGGACTCACCTTAGTAGCAAAACTACAGGCAGAGAATTATATCAGGAAATCTGGCATAAACTACACAATTATAAGACCGGGCGGGTTGAGAAATGATCCTCCAACTGGAAATGTTGTTATGGAGCCAGAG GACACCCTTTATGAAGGTTCCATATCCAGAGATCAAGTTGCGGAAGTAGCTGTGGAGGCATTGGCTTATCCTGAGGCATCTTACAAAGTCGTGGAAATTGTGTCTCGCCCAGATGCTGCTAAGCGTTCATACCATGACCTTTTTGGTTCCATAAGGCAGCGATGA
- the LOC108319377 gene encoding uncharacterized protein At2g34460, chloroplastic isoform X1, which yields MPMASTLTIVRNPIFLTHHYQFNKQFTTPSSLRLLSFAKMEGSEISEEVGEDSRAKRKIFVAGATGSTGKRIVEQLLAKGFSVKAGVRDLDKAKSTLSSANPSLQIIKADVTEGSDKLAEAIGDDSEAVVCATGFRPGWDLLAPWKVDNFGTVNLVEACRKRNVKRFILISSILVNGASMGQLLNPAYIFLNVFGLTLVAKLQAENYIRKSGINYTIIRPGGLRNDPPTGNVVMEPEDTLYEGSISRDQVAEVAVEALAYPEASYKVVEIVSRPDAAKRSYHDLFGSIRQR from the exons ATGCCAATGGCTTCGACTCTCACAATTGTAAGAAATCCCATTTTCCTTACTCACCATTACCAATTCAACAAGCAGTTCACAACACCTTCTTCCTTACGCCTCCTCAGTTTCGCAAAG ATGGAAGGAAGTGAGATTAGTGAGGAAGTGGGGGAGGATTCGAGAGCGAAGAGGAAAATTTTTGTTGCTGGAGCCACTGGTAGCACTGGGAAAAGAATCGTTGAGCAGTTATTGGCAAAGGGTTTTTCTGTTAAGGCTGGGGTTAGGGATTTGGACAAGGCCAAGTCCACCCTTTCCTCTGCCAACCCATCTCTTCAAATT ATAAAAGCTGATGTCACAGAGGGGTCTGATAAGCTAGCTGAAGCCATTGGTGATGATTCAGAAGCAGTGGTATGTGCCACGGGCTTTCGGCCGGGCTGGGATTTGCTTGCTCCGTGGAAG GTTGACAATTTTGGTACTGTAAACCTTGTTGAAGCATGCAGGAAACGTAATGTCAAGAGATTCATTCTTATCAGTTCCATCTTAGTTAATGGAGCATCTATGGGACAGCTACTCAATCCGGCTTACATCTTTCTTAATGTTTTTGGACTCACCTTAGTAGCAAAACTACAGGCAGAGAATTATATCAGGAAATCTGGCATAAACTACACAATTATAAGACCGGGCGGGTTGAGAAATGATCCTCCAACTGGAAATGTTGTTATGGAGCCAGAG GACACCCTTTATGAAGGTTCCATATCCAGAGATCAAGTTGCGGAAGTAGCTGTGGAGGCATTGGCTTATCCTGAGGCATCTTACAAAGTCGTGGAAATTGTGTCTCGCCCAGATGCTGCTAAGCGTTCATACCATGACCTTTTTGGTTCCATAAGGCAGCGATGA